One part of the Gallaecimonas pentaromativorans genome encodes these proteins:
- a CDS encoding HDOD domain-containing protein, translating to MQLQEFFDKPHLLPNIPEVVQDLIATFNDPDPDIFRIIDDLSRDPVLSAKVLRLANSSRFGGVREIASVKEASIRLGLERLRTLVIASGLISATTGLPGIDLKKFWENSFLTAELCRQLAVSAGLPAEQQFTCGMLHDIGLLILVVSHPKEADDIMALTSRQGRVKAEQAVLGFTSAEIGAELARRWQFPLTVVNGLKHQFSPLNGDFSPEAALVYLSTWLVEQGGGADARPEWSENLAMTLGVQLRKGDEPPPSWPEQVAKKVGLDWPALVSAQEAVARDGSPFLMAV from the coding sequence ATGCAGTTACAAGAGTTTTTCGACAAACCCCATCTGCTTCCCAATATTCCGGAAGTCGTTCAGGATCTTATTGCCACTTTCAACGATCCGGACCCGGATATCTTTCGCATCATCGACGATCTGAGCCGCGATCCTGTGCTTTCGGCCAAGGTGCTGCGGCTGGCCAACTCTTCCCGTTTTGGTGGGGTTAGGGAAATTGCGTCGGTGAAGGAGGCCTCTATTCGCCTGGGGTTGGAGCGCCTGCGCACCTTGGTGATTGCCTCGGGGCTTATCTCGGCGACAACGGGGCTGCCGGGGATCGATCTCAAGAAATTTTGGGAAAACAGCTTTTTAACTGCCGAGCTTTGCCGGCAATTGGCAGTATCGGCAGGCTTACCGGCCGAGCAGCAGTTTACCTGCGGCATGCTCCACGATATTGGCCTGTTGATCCTGGTGGTCTCGCACCCCAAAGAAGCGGACGACATCATGGCGCTGACTTCCCGCCAGGGTCGGGTCAAGGCTGAGCAGGCGGTGCTTGGGTTTACCAGTGCCGAAATCGGAGCCGAACTGGCTCGCCGCTGGCAGTTCCCCTTGACCGTGGTGAACGGTCTCAAACATCAGTTTTCTCCCCTGAACGGTGATTTTTCACCCGAAGCGGCGCTGGTTTACCTCAGCACCTGGCTGGTGGAGCAGGGCGGTGGCGCTGATGCTCGCCCCGAATGGTCCGAAAACCTAGCCATGACCTTGGGCGTTCAGCTGCGTAAGGGCGATGAGCCACCGCCGTCCTGGCCGGAACAAGTGGCCAAGAAAGTGGGGCTAGACTGGCCGGCGCTGGTCTCGGCGCAAGAAGCGGTAGCCCGTGACGGCAGCCCTTTCCTGATGGCCGTATAA
- the rimI gene encoding ribosomal protein S18-alanine N-acetyltransferase — MTFSTASPADLPALQFIESHQDYPWSETQLASCFGEGYRVRLLWQDNLTVGFSICQRVLDESTLFNICVLPACRGLGFGKLLMDDLIVEARAAGDSAIFLEVRASNSEAIGLYRRMGFEEVGRRKGYYPTVSTREDALVMRFSLDKV, encoded by the coding sequence ATGACGTTCAGCACAGCAAGCCCGGCTGATCTGCCGGCACTGCAGTTTATCGAAAGCCATCAGGACTACCCCTGGAGCGAGACGCAGCTTGCCAGCTGCTTTGGCGAGGGCTACCGGGTGCGCCTGTTGTGGCAAGACAACCTGACGGTGGGCTTTTCCATCTGCCAGCGGGTGCTGGATGAAAGTACCCTGTTCAACATCTGTGTATTGCCGGCCTGCCGCGGGCTGGGCTTTGGCAAGCTTTTGATGGATGACCTTATTGTCGAGGCCAGGGCGGCTGGCGACAGCGCCATTTTTCTGGAAGTACGGGCCAGTAACAGCGAGGCCATCGGCCTTTATCGGCGCATGGGGTTTGAAGAAGTAGGGCGCCGCAAAGGCTATTACCCCACGGTATCGACCAGGGAAGACGCTCTGGTTATGCGCTTTAGTCTGGACAAGGTATAA
- the prfC gene encoding peptide chain release factor 3, translating into MSIPAEVAKRRTFAIISHPDAGKTTITEKVLLFGQAIQKAGTVKGRGSGQHAKSDWMEMEKERGISVTTSVMQFPYRQSLVNLLDTPGHEDFSEDTYRTLTAVDSCLMVIDSAKGVEDRTIKLMEVTRLRDTPILTFMNKMDREIRDPMELMDEVENVLKIRCAPITWPIGCGKGFKGVYHIANDEIILYKSGQGHTIQERKVIKGLDNPELDTLLGGDAQDLRDELELVQGASNEFELDAFLKGELTPVFWGTALGNFGVDHMLDGLTDWAPTPQPRQSDERQVTATDEGFSGFVFKIQANMDPKHRDRVAFLRIVSGKYQKGMKMHHVRIGKDVNIADALTFMAGDRAAVEEAYPGDIIGLHNHGTIQIGDTFTQGEKMKFTGIPNFAPELFRRIRLKDPLKQKQLLKGLVQLSEEGAVQVFRPIDNNDLIVGAVGVLQFDVVVARLKAEYNVEAIYEAINVATARWVECKDAKKLDEFERKCSLNLALDGGDNLTYIAPTMVNLNLTAERYPDIIFHKTREH; encoded by the coding sequence ATGTCCATCCCTGCCGAGGTCGCCAAGCGCCGAACCTTCGCCATTATCAGTCACCCCGACGCCGGTAAGACCACCATCACCGAGAAGGTGTTGCTGTTCGGGCAGGCCATCCAGAAAGCCGGTACCGTCAAAGGCCGCGGCTCAGGCCAGCACGCCAAATCTGACTGGATGGAGATGGAAAAGGAGCGGGGCATTTCCGTGACTACCTCGGTGATGCAGTTCCCCTACCGCCAAAGCCTGGTGAACCTGCTGGACACCCCCGGCCACGAAGACTTCTCCGAAGATACCTACCGTACCCTGACGGCAGTGGACTCGTGCCTGATGGTGATCGACTCTGCCAAAGGTGTTGAAGACCGTACCATCAAGCTGATGGAGGTCACCCGGCTGCGCGACACTCCCATCCTCACCTTCATGAACAAGATGGACCGCGAAATTCGCGACCCCATGGAGCTGATGGATGAAGTCGAGAACGTACTGAAGATCCGCTGCGCGCCTATTACTTGGCCTATTGGTTGCGGCAAAGGCTTTAAGGGCGTTTACCACATCGCCAATGACGAAATCATTCTCTACAAGTCGGGCCAGGGCCACACCATTCAAGAACGTAAAGTCATCAAAGGCCTCGATAACCCTGAGCTGGATACCCTGCTTGGGGGAGATGCCCAGGATCTGCGCGACGAGCTTGAATTGGTACAAGGCGCCTCCAACGAGTTTGAATTGGACGCCTTCTTAAAAGGCGAGCTGACCCCGGTGTTCTGGGGTACTGCGCTGGGTAACTTCGGTGTTGACCATATGCTGGACGGTCTCACCGACTGGGCGCCCACCCCGCAGCCGCGCCAGAGTGATGAGCGCCAGGTTACCGCCACCGATGAGGGCTTCTCCGGCTTCGTCTTTAAAATTCAGGCCAACATGGACCCCAAACACCGGGACCGTGTCGCCTTCTTGCGTATTGTCTCCGGCAAGTACCAGAAGGGCATGAAGATGCACCATGTGCGCATCGGCAAAGATGTAAACATCGCCGACGCCCTGACCTTTATGGCAGGGGATCGCGCTGCTGTGGAAGAAGCCTATCCGGGCGATATTATCGGCCTGCACAACCATGGCACCATCCAAATCGGTGACACCTTCACCCAGGGCGAGAAAATGAAGTTCACCGGTATTCCGAACTTCGCCCCTGAACTGTTCCGCCGCATCCGCCTCAAAGATCCGCTCAAGCAAAAGCAGCTTCTAAAAGGCCTGGTGCAGCTGTCCGAAGAGGGCGCCGTGCAGGTGTTCCGCCCCATCGACAACAACGACCTTATCGTTGGCGCCGTGGGTGTGCTGCAGTTTGACGTGGTGGTGGCGCGCCTCAAGGCTGAATACAACGTCGAGGCCATTTACGAGGCCATCAACGTGGCCACCGCCCGCTGGGTGGAATGTAAAGATGCCAAAAAGCTGGACGAGTTCGAGCGTAAGTGTTCC